From the Helicoverpa armigera isolate CAAS_96S chromosome 16, ASM3070526v1, whole genome shotgun sequence genome, one window contains:
- the LOC110382998 gene encoding hepatic leukemia factor, with translation MALWTPYADEAALDLSKTAQETVTYSREYYATQLTVPPDYLPYNGYYAPVGQISPGGSSSGYDSVSFSPMTPRHVTLSPPASPTEVTSKRSYHMIDADCLSDDPDFQEFERNALRVMAEKNGGALLGNNPRMRRAVRSTQSDAGDDAYRRQRERNNHAAKQSRDRRKLREIHLALKVTYLRKEVAALKAALSTRVCGRCQQTCLC, from the coding sequence ATGGCTCTTTGGACACCCTACGCTGACGAAGCCGCCTTGGACTTGTCAAAGACGGCACAAGAAACAGTGACGTACTCGCGAGAGTATTACGCTACTCAGTTAACAGTTCCCCCGGATTATTTACCCTACAATGGGTATTACGCACCAGTGGGACAAATATCGCCCGGAGGCAGTTCTTCAGGATACGATTCAGTGTCGTTCAGCCCTATGACGCCGCGACATGTGACGCTATCACCGCCCGCGTCGCCTACCGAGGTCACTTCAAAGAGGTCCTACCACATGATAGACGCTGATTGTCTATCAGACGACCCGGACTTCCAAGAGTTTGAAAGAAACGCTTTAAGAGTGATGGCGGAGAAAAATGGTGGTGCCTTATTAGGCAACAACCCGCGCATGCGCCGAGCTGTGAGATCCACGCAGTCCGACGCCGGAGACGACGCGTACAGGCGCCAGAGAGAGAGGAATAACCACGCTGCCAAGCAGAGTCGCGACAGGAGGAAGCTGAGGGAGATACATCTCGCCCTCAAAGTCACCTACCTCAGGAAAGAGGTTGCCGCGCTAAAAGCAGCCTTGAGTACGAGAGTCTGTGGTCGATGTCAGCAAACCTGCCTTTGCTGA
- the LOC110383003 gene encoding hepatic leukemia factor: MALWTPYAQEAALDLSTHAVKAERASPLPASSAPQSPNLSGLYPTYADSQYYATYPYQPVTYAVPSSMSPESIGSWSHGKQTAPSPPDSPEFYDSESLSDDVEYQAFERDALRAMAEKNGGTLLGNNPRMRRAVQTSQAADDSYRKQRERNNYAAKQSRDRRKLREVRLAFQVTYLKKKMADLRARLSAGVCGRCRQVCEC; encoded by the coding sequence ATGGCTCTGTGGACTCCTTACGCGCAAGAAGCTGCCCTGGACTTGAGCACGCACGCGGTCAAAGCGGAGAGAGCATCTCCGCTTCCAGCCAGCAGTGCTCCTCAGTCCCCAAATCTATCAGGATTGTATCCAACATACGCGGACTCCCAGTACTACGCCACGTACCCATACCAGCCCGTGACATATGCAGTACCTTCATCGATGTCTCCTGAATCCATCGGGAGCTGGTCACACGGCAAACAAACCGCGCCATCTCCGCCTGACTCACCGGAATTCTACGACTCAGAATCACTGTCTGACGACGTGGAGTACCAGGCGTTTGAGCGAGACGCCCTGCGAGCGATGGCAGAGAAGAACGGAGGAACATTGTTGGGGAACAACCCGAGGATGCGGCGCGCTGTGCAGACCAGCCAGGCTGCTGATGACTCGTACAGGAAGCAAAGAGAGAGGAACAACTACGCTGCTAAGCAGAGCAGGGATCGCAGGAAGCTGAGGGAAGTTCGCCTGGCCTTCCAAGTGACGTATCTGAAGAAGAAGATGGCGGATTTGCGAGCGAGACTGAGCGCCGGCGTCTGTGGACGATGCCGACAGGTCTGCGAGTGTTGA